In a genomic window of uncultured Flavobacterium sp.:
- a CDS encoding ankyrin repeat domain-containing protein yields MKKSIIILGIALAISTNVSEASNLKLSVKNQINSSAYAASLLHYAVCDGDIETVKKCIKYGDDVNKLSRDMSPLMLAARFNKVEIIKILLANGANPDMENEKGFIALNYAEYSKANESIAILKNLK; encoded by the coding sequence ATGAAAAAATCAATCATTATTTTGGGTATAGCTTTGGCTATATCAACAAATGTATCAGAAGCTTCTAATTTGAAGTTATCTGTAAAAAATCAAATTAATTCTTCTGCTTACGCAGCATCACTATTGCATTACGCAGTATGTGACGGAGATATTGAAACCGTTAAAAAATGCATTAAATATGGAGACGATGTAAATAAGTTATCCAGAGACATGTCGCCTTTAATGCTGGCAGCACGTTTTAATAAGGTTGAAATCATTAAAATTCTCCTTGCCAACGGAGCAAATCCTGACATGGAAAATGAAAAAGGCTTTATAGCATTAAATTACGCAGAGTACTCAAAAGCAAATGAATCTATTGCTATTTTGAAAAATCTAAAATAA